TGGTTTGGGTATACCGGGATTAGTTGACCCTATTAAAGGAATTGGTATAGCATCTGTCAATCTTCAGTGGCAGGATGTTCCCGTTGCAGATGAATTATATAAACGCCTTGGGATTCATTGTTATATAGAAAATGACGTGAGAGCAGCCGCTTTAGGTGAAATCCGTTATGGAAAAGGGAAAGGTTTAAGCAATTTGATCTTTCTAAACATTGGCACAGGCGTAGCTGCTGCAATTGTGCTCGACGGAAAAATATTTCGCGGACAAAATGGGATGGCTGGCGAAATTGGTCATGCAGTTGTAGATATCCACGGCCCACGTTGCAAATGTGGTGGATATGGTTGCCTTGAGGCCATTATTTCTGGACCTGCGATAATTCAAAGATACCAAGAGAAATTATCTTCGGACCTGTCTTCCGCTTCAGAATTTCAATCCCATCAGGATAATAAGGAAGTCACGATTCAGGATTTATATCAGGCAGCTTTTCAAGGAGAAGTATTTGCCCGACAAACTGTTGAAGAAGTTAGCCTTTATTTGGCTAATGCCATTCAATTTCTATCATTAGCCTACGATCCTCAAAGAATCATACTAGGTGGTGGCGTAGCTTATGCGAGTCCTTTCTTCTTACCATATCTTCTGCAAGCTATCGAACGCTTAGCCGAAAATAGTTGGGTATTCCGTCGCCTTCTTAATCCCGATTTCATCCAGATTACTCAACTGGGAGTAAATAGTG
Above is a genomic segment from Anaerolineae bacterium containing:
- a CDS encoding ROK family protein (putative glucokinase); its protein translation is MNDVMPRRGQDVVIGVDVGGTKIAAAIVDSRGEVSEHLISPTITTDPQSTLDSISTLIKEIIGKGKLEKKDIRGIGLGIPGLVDPIKGIGIASVNLQWQDVPVADELYKRLGIHCYIENDVRAAALGEIRYGKGKGLSNLIFLNIGTGVAAAIVLDGKIFRGQNGMAGEIGHAVVDIHGPRCKCGGYGCLEAIISGPAIIQRYQEKLSSDLSSASEFQSHQDNKEVTIQDLYQAAFQGEVFARQTVEEVSLYLANAIQFLSLAYDPQRIILGGGVAYASPFFLPYLLQAIERLAENSWVFRRLLNPDFIQITQLGVNSGILGAAALVP